One window of the Runella slithyformis DSM 19594 genome contains the following:
- the lgt gene encoding prolipoprotein diacylglyceryl transferase, translated as MLCYIVWDFEPDIYSIALFGTTFPIKWYGMLFASAFLVGQFILTSIFHKERMEELQIETLFLYMVIATVVGARLGHYLFYEWELLFSAPKKWLLSMISLPFSGLASHGTLFAIPIALYLYSRGKNRPQFLWLVDRIVIGVALGGAMIRLGNLLNSEIYGTPTDLPWGFVFVRETDHTFLPLIPRHPTQLYEACFCLFLFALTYYLWKQKRHQLPSGTLTGLFMVLLFSFRFLVEFLKTPQEAFENNWPLNMGQWLSIPAIITGVLLLVFIRRAPISSDNNHPVPNTL; from the coding sequence ATGTTGTGTTATATTGTTTGGGACTTCGAGCCCGATATCTATTCTATTGCCCTTTTTGGGACCACTTTCCCCATTAAGTGGTACGGGATGCTGTTTGCCTCTGCCTTTTTGGTTGGGCAGTTTATTTTAACCTCTATTTTTCATAAAGAGCGAATGGAAGAATTGCAAATCGAAACGCTCTTTTTGTACATGGTGATTGCTACGGTTGTAGGAGCTCGATTGGGGCACTACCTGTTTTATGAATGGGAACTCCTGTTCAGTGCGCCCAAAAAATGGCTCCTGTCCATGATCAGCCTACCGTTCAGTGGATTGGCCAGCCACGGTACCCTCTTTGCCATTCCAATTGCTTTGTACCTGTACTCACGCGGCAAAAACAGGCCGCAATTTTTATGGTTGGTCGACCGGATCGTTATTGGAGTGGCTCTTGGCGGGGCAATGATTCGTCTGGGCAACCTCCTGAATTCAGAAATTTACGGCACCCCCACGGATTTGCCGTGGGGGTTTGTCTTTGTTCGGGAAACGGATCATACTTTTTTGCCCCTTATTCCGCGTCACCCCACGCAGTTGTACGAAGCTTGTTTCTGCCTGTTTCTTTTTGCCCTAACGTATTATTTATGGAAACAAAAAAGGCATCAACTCCCATCAGGTACGTTGACAGGGCTTTTCATGGTTTTACTTTTCAGCTTTCGTTTTCTGGTTGAATTTCTTAAAACGCCTCAGGAGGCTTTTGAAAACAACTGGCCGTTAAATATGGGACAATGGCTAAGCATTCCCGCGATTATAACAGGGGTATTACTTCTGGTTTTTATCCGTAGGGCCCCCATTTCATCCGACAATAATCATCCGGTGCCCAACACGCTGTAA
- a CDS encoding CPBP family intramembrane glutamic endopeptidase: MKETSASYPKALVSSAGLTLLLFILFLVTNRNLFPKELMVASPYFLLIYFLLFTVGKPGVQSHWKEQLEGTGEKTIIFPLILVGILYTYLIVHGHTPFQGSAGLFLFYLVFPTLGFVAFKKTALPVTWLDIVFVLLVVIPATSMSFGVGTSLPFNGSGFSNMMRLVVMISAVYGFGYIRNLPDIGFYPTFRWQSLLTALGAWLAFVGLIMVLGFFGHFLQLSGHNILSTEFAYDWVKEFVRIFVGTALFEELFLRGLLQNILSKKITQSGKWPVYWKWGFALFIVLSFATGYFVQLKMAWFPVLITVLIFIPAYFIEKKQTKVHGPYTALAITSIFFGLVHFHSGSLLFVGLASIAGWAYGYTYMKTNNVFYAALVHALVNSSEFLFHI, encoded by the coding sequence ATGAAAGAAACTTCTGCTTCGTATCCAAAAGCATTGGTCAGCAGCGCCGGTCTAACCCTTCTGCTCTTTATTCTGTTTTTAGTGACCAACCGGAACCTATTCCCCAAAGAACTGATGGTGGCAAGTCCGTATTTTCTACTTATTTATTTTCTTTTGTTTACTGTTGGAAAGCCAGGCGTTCAATCCCATTGGAAAGAACAACTCGAAGGTACCGGCGAAAAAACCATCATTTTTCCATTGATTTTAGTTGGCATACTTTATACCTACCTCATTGTGCACGGGCATACGCCCTTTCAGGGGTCAGCGGGTTTATTTTTGTTTTATTTAGTATTTCCAACGCTTGGATTTGTAGCCTTCAAAAAGACCGCGCTGCCGGTTACATGGTTGGATATTGTCTTTGTCTTGTTGGTGGTGATTCCTGCCACGAGTATGTCGTTCGGAGTGGGTACGTCATTGCCGTTCAACGGCTCGGGGTTCAGCAATATGATGCGTTTGGTGGTCATGATCTCAGCGGTGTATGGTTTTGGCTACATCCGTAACCTGCCCGACATCGGCTTTTATCCGACCTTCCGTTGGCAATCACTCCTGACAGCACTCGGAGCGTGGTTGGCTTTTGTGGGCCTCATCATGGTCTTAGGCTTTTTTGGGCATTTTCTACAACTGAGCGGACATAATATTCTATCCACCGAATTTGCTTACGATTGGGTCAAAGAGTTCGTGCGTATTTTTGTAGGTACGGCGCTGTTTGAAGAGTTATTTCTGCGGGGTTTACTCCAAAATATCCTTTCTAAAAAAATAACCCAAAGCGGAAAGTGGCCTGTGTATTGGAAATGGGGCTTTGCCCTTTTTATCGTTTTGTCGTTCGCAACAGGGTATTTTGTCCAACTCAAAATGGCGTGGTTTCCGGTACTTATTACAGTGTTAATTTTTATACCTGCGTATTTTATTGAAAAAAAACAAACGAAAGTCCACGGCCCCTACACCGCATTGGCCATTACGAGCATCTTTTTTGGGTTGGTTCACTTTCACTCGGGCTCATTGCTTTTTGTGGGCTTGGCAAGCATAGCGGGCTGGGCTTATGGGTACACCTATATGAAAACCAACAACGTTTTTTATGCGGCGCTCGTCCATGCGTTGGTCAATTCCTCGGAGTTTCTTTTTCATATTTAA
- a CDS encoding TIM-barrel domain-containing protein → MKRSLKKVARFLLYTLLVLTVVGYFYFILPFWGMPFNAQRHGNPPLTPAWALECWLWEDDQNTEVYEDSLLAGYRQYDIPVRTLLIDSPWSLRYNDFDPDTTRYPGYEKWFTGLQDQGYRVVLWMTSMVDSYSKDTKIQESEDFYRTAKEKGYLIGNGSEIKWWKGKGGFIDYTHPEAKKWWQEMQHKVLKYGIDGWKPDGTATLFRKQWGPIPFLYQKAHAGWLTTRQYMDLYYREEYANGLRTNPEFVTLARAMDRGFHPEGFAPIDASPVNWVGDQKHYWQSNTLTNSKGEVQKDIALEGVQGFESAIESILKSAALGYSVIGSDIAGFSGDSIPPRLYIRWAQFSTFCGLFLNGGHGERALWKRSPQELEIIRRFSWLHTELVPYMYSYVVSAHRGGTCLQRPIDGKYHYLFGDNLFIAPIYKDDLENEIHLPEGQWRYWFDDKEVVTGAKTFTEKFPLEEFPVYIKEGAIIPMHIERAYTGIGDSASAHFLTWIIYPKEKSAFTVYDTKDQTPTTLTVDQQANVLSFQFKGKKQPNILTIHASAPPKKVTADGKFIDFKYEAKRQKLIVKAEYVEKVEVFQ, encoded by the coding sequence ATGAAAAGATCCTTAAAAAAAGTCGCTAGATTCCTGCTGTATACATTACTTGTTTTGACCGTTGTAGGTTACTTTTATTTTATTCTTCCTTTTTGGGGAATGCCTTTCAATGCCCAACGGCACGGCAATCCGCCGCTGACTCCCGCCTGGGCACTGGAATGCTGGCTATGGGAAGATGATCAAAATACGGAGGTGTATGAAGATTCACTGTTGGCAGGGTACAGGCAATATGACATTCCCGTTCGTACACTGCTGATCGACAGCCCGTGGAGCTTGCGGTACAATGATTTTGATCCTGATACCACTCGTTATCCGGGCTATGAAAAATGGTTTACGGGATTGCAGGACCAAGGCTACCGGGTCGTTTTATGGATGACATCCATGGTCGACAGTTACAGTAAAGACACTAAAATTCAGGAATCAGAAGATTTTTACAGAACGGCCAAAGAGAAGGGTTATCTGATCGGAAACGGCAGTGAAATCAAATGGTGGAAAGGCAAAGGCGGATTCATTGATTACACCCATCCCGAAGCCAAAAAATGGTGGCAGGAAATGCAGCATAAAGTCCTGAAGTACGGCATCGACGGCTGGAAACCGGATGGCACCGCCACACTTTTTCGGAAGCAATGGGGACCGATTCCCTTCCTTTACCAAAAAGCCCATGCCGGTTGGCTCACCACGCGTCAATACATGGACCTGTATTACCGGGAAGAATATGCCAACGGCCTCCGGACGAATCCCGAATTTGTAACCTTGGCCCGTGCCATGGACCGTGGTTTTCACCCCGAGGGATTTGCCCCCATTGATGCCTCCCCGGTCAATTGGGTGGGTGATCAAAAACATTATTGGCAAAGTAATACCCTAACAAACTCCAAAGGAGAAGTTCAAAAAGACATCGCGTTGGAAGGGGTTCAGGGTTTTGAATCAGCTATTGAAAGCATTTTAAAAAGTGCTGCATTAGGTTACAGCGTCATCGGTTCCGACATTGCGGGCTTTTCGGGAGATTCCATTCCTCCGCGTCTGTACATTCGTTGGGCGCAGTTCTCTACCTTTTGCGGGCTGTTTCTCAACGGCGGTCACGGCGAGCGGGCCTTGTGGAAACGCAGTCCGCAGGAGTTGGAAATCATCCGTCGGTTTTCGTGGCTTCATACCGAATTGGTTCCTTACATGTACAGCTACGTGGTTTCTGCGCACCGAGGCGGTACCTGTCTCCAACGCCCCATCGACGGCAAATACCATTATCTGTTCGGCGACAATCTTTTTATTGCGCCTATTTACAAAGACGATCTGGAAAACGAAATTCACCTGCCCGAAGGCCAATGGCGGTATTGGTTTGATGACAAAGAGGTAGTGACCGGCGCTAAAACATTTACTGAAAAATTTCCGTTGGAAGAATTTCCTGTCTACATCAAAGAAGGAGCCATAATTCCGATGCACATCGAACGCGCCTATACGGGCATCGGCGATTCAGCATCGGCCCATTTTCTTACGTGGATCATTTACCCGAAAGAGAAAAGTGCATTTACCGTTTACGATACAAAAGACCAAACGCCCACAACGCTGACCGTTGACCAGCAAGCCAACGTGCTAAGCTTTCAATTTAAGGGCAAAAAACAGCCAAATATTCTGACGATTCACGCCTCTGCACCGCCAAAAAAGGTAACTGCAGATGGAAAGTTTATTGATTTTAAATATGAAGCTAAGCGGCAAAAATTAATTGTAAAAGCAGAATATGTTGAAAAGGTGGAAGTTTTCCAATAA
- a CDS encoding Na+/H+ antiporter, whose translation MIQENLLLIVSLLAAVSMLAMLSEKLKISYPILLVIAGLVIGIIPGIPIVSLHPDIVFLLFLPPILYAAAWNTSWRDFWAARRSISMLAFGLVFFTSTAVAVIAHLLIPDFPMALGFLLGGIISPPDAVAATSVLQGIKVPKRVVTILEGESLINDASSLIVFRFALAAVLTGRFTFMKATTDFFMVAGLGIAIGLAIANVLYAVHKFLPTTPSIDTALTVISPYLMYIAAEHYHFSGVMAVVSGGLFLSFRSHEIFSYNTRIQAYSVWESLIFILNGLVFILIGLQLPQIITGLEQYTWVELIFYSLIISIVTVIVRIVWVFSGSYLSCFLSNKERRMKWENDFLIAWSGMRGVVSLASALAVPLTLANGSAFPHRDLLLFVTFVVILFTLVFQGLSLSPIIRWLDIKEEENEEAEHEVVIRLRLAEAVLNHLQTNYADELNRIDAYTRIKDRYERMAEIANRRLMREEKEVVTPHFLPKYRRMLLELVTIRRNELYKLRNEKHYSDELLRTKEHELDLEEARLNEGRV comes from the coding sequence ATGATTCAGGAAAATTTACTATTGATTGTTTCCCTTTTGGCCGCTGTTTCGATGCTGGCCATGTTGAGTGAAAAGCTGAAAATATCGTACCCTATTTTATTGGTCATTGCAGGGCTGGTCATCGGCATCATTCCCGGCATACCTATCGTCAGTCTTCACCCCGATATTGTTTTTCTCCTTTTTTTGCCTCCCATACTCTATGCGGCGGCCTGGAATACGTCGTGGCGGGATTTTTGGGCGGCGCGACGGTCCATCAGTATGTTGGCGTTTGGGCTGGTATTTTTTACCTCTACGGCCGTGGCGGTGATAGCGCATCTGCTCATTCCGGATTTTCCGATGGCGTTGGGGTTCTTATTGGGGGGCATTATTTCACCCCCTGATGCCGTGGCGGCTACGTCGGTTTTGCAGGGTATAAAAGTACCCAAGCGGGTCGTAACAATACTGGAAGGGGAAAGCCTGATCAATGATGCTTCGTCGCTGATCGTTTTTCGTTTTGCCCTGGCGGCGGTGTTGACCGGCCGGTTCACGTTCATGAAAGCCACCACTGATTTTTTTATGGTTGCAGGTTTGGGGATTGCCATCGGTTTAGCCATTGCCAATGTGCTGTACGCAGTGCATAAGTTTTTGCCTACTACGCCGAGTATTGACACGGCGCTGACCGTTATTTCTCCATATCTGATGTACATCGCCGCTGAGCATTACCATTTTTCCGGGGTGATGGCAGTGGTGAGCGGCGGGTTGTTTTTGAGTTTCCGTTCTCACGAGATATTCAGTTACAATACCCGTATTCAGGCCTATTCGGTGTGGGAATCCCTGATTTTTATTCTGAACGGTCTGGTATTTATCCTAATCGGTTTACAATTGCCCCAAATCATCACGGGATTAGAGCAGTACACGTGGGTAGAATTGATTTTTTATTCGCTGATTATCAGTATTGTCACCGTCATTGTGCGGATCGTGTGGGTCTTTTCAGGCTCGTATCTTTCCTGTTTTTTGTCCAATAAAGAACGAAGGATGAAATGGGAAAATGATTTTTTGATTGCGTGGAGCGGTATGCGCGGCGTGGTTTCGCTGGCCTCTGCCTTGGCGGTGCCGCTCACATTGGCCAATGGATCGGCGTTCCCTCACCGCGACCTTTTGTTGTTTGTTACATTTGTGGTCATTCTGTTTACGCTGGTGTTTCAGGGGCTGAGCCTATCACCTATTATTCGATGGCTTGATATCAAAGAAGAAGAGAACGAAGAGGCCGAGCACGAAGTAGTGATTCGGTTGCGACTGGCCGAAGCGGTATTGAATCACCTGCAAACCAATTATGCCGATGAGCTTAATCGCATAGATGCCTATACTCGTATCAAAGACCGTTATGAGCGTATGGCGGAAATTGCGAACCGGCGATTAATGAGAGAAGAAAAAGAAGTGGTGACGCCTCATTTTCTACCTAAATACCGCCGTATGTTGCTGGAACTGGTCACTATTCGTAGAAATGAACTCTACAAGCTCCGTAATGAAAAACATTATTCCGATGAACTGCTGCGCACCAAAGAACATGAGCTGGATCTGGAGGAGGCTCGGTTGAATGAAGGAAGGGTTTAA